ttcctttcatttttcattttcaaccagTCCCCTTTCAAACTGACTGTTGATGTTCTGCAgtatacaaatacacacttagGTTACAGTATAACATTTTTCTTAACTAACTCTGCAGACCAAACGAATCAATAAATCactctcattttctgtcaatactaagtaaataaaaagcagcCCAAGTTGCAGTAATGTAGAGGCCAGACAATGGATGAACCGTTCACAACACTTGATCCTTCCACAGCAATTACTGTGAAAGTACCGTGGAGGAAGGCACTGCTCCAGTAGAGCAGGAGTCCACCACGTTTATTTATTAGTGAAGACCTGTACATCTCTCGGGGTTCGCAGGCCCGAGAAGCCTGCTGCAGCTCTCATCTATAGCATTCACAAGCAACACGCCCCTCTCTTGGGGTTCGCAGGCCATGGTACCTTTGGGTCTTGTGCTGTCCAACCTATTGAATTAAGAGACATGGCTTTCCTCTCTGACCAACTGATTAAACAATGAATATGCCTCCTGtgtgactttgatttttattatcatgTTTGTACTTACACGGATGATGCGGTCACCTGTCTTGGTTCTGTCTGCGTTCTTGACCTCCTCCCGCATCATATTAATGACGACGCCCTTTCGGTGGCCAGTTATGGCGATGATGTAGCCTCTCAGCAGTCCAAAGAAAGTTTaacttttgtctgtttgatgGATGCTTCTGAAGGTAATCTtctcaaagtaaaaacagaggaagaacactGTATGCATAAACTTGTAATGTGACATTCTTTAGCTAAGGACCATAGAGGGATGGCACACACACCATAAGAGACCGAACAAGGGCCACACGCTGACCACAAAATGCCACGAAGGACCACTGTGTTCTTctatttaaatgagaagaaatcaccagaccaacatacatacatacatacatagtcCTTGTTGAATATTACTCAACTGCGCATGAAAGTGGCTCAGTCAAAACTTAACTTGAGTTAAAGTACAGTGGAGTACTTGCTTTTAAACATACCTAAGTATTCAAAAGTACAAAttacaaagtacattttctaatatCGATACATTACTGTATTGTTTTCACAAGGCATtcacatgcatatgctggtggtgcatgctgggagaggggacggctcccacactctgtcttatacagtctatggtacGAATCGatcttttgaaaataaaatgagaatcgaTTCAGAATCGGAGAAACGATattatcaacacagctctagtATATGGTAATGCTGCTTTTTTAGTAAAGTACCGAGTACTTACTGAATGACATTAGTACTAACATGTCCCTTTTTAATACATAGAAGAATAATAATCTGTTTCAACATTTCTGCAAATCAAACTGTAGAAAAAGTGAGTGATTTTGTATTGTGTTGCCTTCACGTGCTCATCGTAAATGTCGGCACTCAAGGATACGGTTTTCCCATAATCCCTTGCGGCACAGCGATAGCACATATTTGATCAAGGAGCAACGTTGTTACTCGGGGAATTGCGCCAGAATTTGGATACACCGCGTCTCCCCATCGAGATGATGTGCGACACCACAAATCGGAGTTTTCGGACGCAGTTAGCCGCTATATTGGACAAAGTAACGAAGGCGGCTTTGGTTGAAATAGGCAACCTGGCTGACGAGTGCTCCTCCGTCCTTCACACCGAGATATCCCTGCACAAGACGGAGAATGAGGCGCTAAAGAAGAGGTGTTATTCACTGGAGGTCCAGCTGAGAGCAGCGAGGGAGGCACAGACCTATCCTGCGCATGTTAACAGTGTCGGCCGCCGGCACCCTGCAGGTCAGGATGATTAGAGAGGTGGACGGGGGTCGTTTCTGGGCAGAAACCCCAGTGGTGGGGAGGGTTTAACCCGTGGTTTTAGCCCAGCAAAACAACCGATTTTTTGCCAGGCTAGCTAGCTTTGGTAGAGACCACACTACCAAAGCTAGCTAGCCTGACTTTGTATTCGGTGCACCTGGCTAAAagtaatgcagtctaatacaacagtttATTTAAAGAGGTATTGGTTCAGCTGTATGGTCATTTTGATGGACGTATCCTCGCTGATATAAACGAGGTgcacaaaataatagaaacgcCTGTCCTTGTGTGGCAGTACTTTacagcaccacaaacagcaACCTCCATCatgaccataaagttgaatcacCACCCCTCTAAACAGTTTCAGCACAACTTGGAACATTATAAATATCATTAAGGGAGGATTTATTGTACAGATGTTGTCTGAGACTTAGTGCCGAGTGTTCCTAAGAACTAAGACTAACAACTAAGGATACAGCCACAGTTACTCCTCAGTTTTCACCCAAAGTGAAGATCTGTATTGTCAGCCCTTCACTTTCagtcattttgaaaaacagtAATGCTGTTCTGAAGTTTTATTTGGTCTTGGTGTATATATTTACACTATGATAACATTCTATAGGCGCCTACAATTTCACATCTCCTTCTtccagaacagcagcagcttgcTCCAACCATCGATGGAGTTTTTGGAAAGGACTGGTGTATGgacttttggagagaagagaaacacccatctcacagaaaagacacaatggagcctgctgctatgacaagcatGGGAGTACAGGTCAGTGCATCATTTACCAACTGGTTTTGATATTCAGTGCAATAACTTCTTTAGTGAACAGAGATGACCGAATGATTTTTATGCTCAAAGatgtttgtcacctgtcttgtcggtaggcaatagacttgatggagagggaacctgatctcatctttgtcaaggaggagtcatatgatgatcatcccattggccagcagattaGTTTCACAGATAACAGGAAAAGTAagtttgttttcaaaaaaaccccaaaacaaatcattgaaatcctgatagtttctgtgatttaacttcatttattctcatttaacagttggaatttttgaggaggacagcatgcttcatagatctgttgatgagctgcagcttcactcaggggacttaaacaacttccccatggCGGCTGACACTCAACCAGAACAAcgcacacagccaacaattatggacaAGTTAATAGAtgatgcaacaatgagtactctggttgacaacacaaATCCTCCTTCAGCCACTGCAGAATACTCTGACTATACGAATGATATCCACATGAACACAACCAAAGAACACACTATACAGCCAAAACCTGTCAAGCCAACAAAAAGGTTTGAGTGCTTATTCTGTGGGAAAATATTCAACTATTTGAGCAGTTTAAAAGTTCACATCAGGCGACACTCTGGTGAGAAACCgttcagctgctcagtctgcGGGAAGCGATTTGCTCAGAAAACATACCTGAAACTGCACCAGCGTGTGCACTCGGGGGAGAAGCCGTACAGCTGTCCAGACTGTGGCAAAAGTTTTTCCCAGAAAAGTTCTCTGAACATACATCTTCGAACACACACCGGTGAGAAGCCTTATAGCTGTGTGGATTGCGGGAAATGCTACGCATACAAGTACGGCTTAAATCACCACCAGTGTTTCACTTGACTTCTCAAACAACCACAAGGAGAGCTT
The window above is part of the Toxotes jaculatrix isolate fToxJac2 chromosome 18, fToxJac2.pri, whole genome shotgun sequence genome. Proteins encoded here:
- the LOC121198264 gene encoding zinc finger protein 567 yields the protein MSTVFSFQTQLVSIMDAISKTAVMEISKLVEIETKMLKIEITRGRNEIASLSEKLQLMEKLLYIAQGGRQDAATCPVSRNGSANRILEPDRTRPAIKSESPWESISSSTEMNSLHQGEEQAAAELPNTPKEQLDLIVVKEEPSELDTGDTEQDWTRENRKEAVTDTQKSPDVMQRPKPIAERHQPIFTDGFVSLSTQSSLAGPGRRETQWNPQLAPAHTNLEAGKSIAQNVASQSLSVLRNMKIHNLRNSAAKRFGCLQCGKSFRCFSQLEIHQRSHTGEKPFRCTLCGKRYAQKGHLYTHQRTHTGEKPYRCPICGKGFIQKCTLDMHQRTHTGEKPFVCIKCGKGFTKNCNLKKHLAVHLDPSLNMYGGESGAPTFSGTFINGTHIFDQGATLLLGELRQNLDTPRLPIEMMCDTTNRSFRTQLAAILDKVTKAALVEIGNLADECSSVLHTEISLHKTENEALKKRCYSLEVQLRAAREAQTYPAHVNSVGRRHPAEQQQLAPTIDGVFGKDWCMDFWREEKHPSHRKDTMEPAAMTSMGVQAIDLMEREPDLIFVKEESYDDHPIGQQISFTDNRKIGIFEEDSMLHRSVDELQLHSGDLNNFPMAADTQPEQRTQPTIMDKLIDDATMSTLVDNTNPPSATAEYSDYTNDIHMNTTKEHTIQPKPVKPTKRFECLFCGKIFNYLSSLKVHIRRHSGEKPFSCSVCGKRFAQKTYLKLHQRVHSGEKPYSCPDCGKSFSQKSSLNIHLRTHTGEKPYSCVDCGKCYAYKYGLNHHQCFT